Proteins from one bacterium genomic window:
- the plsX gene encoding phosphate acyltransferase PlsX — MRIALDAMGGDYAPTEIVKGAVEALRADRALSLVLVGDEQRLKAELEPYAAENLPLSVVHAAEVIGMDEAASAVRKKRDSSIVVAMDQVKAGHCQGVVAAGSTGAAMAAALLRLGRVRGIERPAIAVVLPTVKGPVVLLDVGANVDCKPLYLQQFARMGDAYARAVLKIPEPRVGLVNIGEEPGKGDELSLATHQLLSETPGIRFIGNVEGRDLPRGNVDVAVCDGFVGNVMLKLAEGMGELFTGLLKEQINQGGLLAKIGAALLMPVFGRFKKRLDPAEYGGALLLGVNGICVISHGSSKAQAIVNAIRVAKEAIVSDTLGQLADAGGQNAPPVSAPPSGGAAS; from the coding sequence ATTCGCATTGCCCTTGACGCCATGGGCGGGGATTACGCCCCGACCGAAATCGTAAAGGGTGCGGTCGAAGCTTTGAGAGCGGACCGGGCTTTGTCTTTGGTGCTGGTCGGCGACGAGCAGCGCCTCAAGGCCGAGCTCGAACCCTACGCCGCCGAGAACCTCCCCCTTTCCGTGGTGCACGCCGCGGAGGTGATCGGGATGGACGAGGCGGCGAGTGCGGTCCGCAAGAAAAGAGATTCCTCGATCGTCGTGGCCATGGACCAGGTCAAGGCCGGTCACTGCCAAGGCGTCGTCGCCGCCGGCTCAACCGGGGCCGCCATGGCCGCCGCTCTCTTGCGCCTCGGCCGCGTGCGGGGCATCGAGCGGCCCGCGATCGCGGTGGTCCTGCCCACCGTCAAGGGCCCGGTGGTCCTCTTGGACGTGGGCGCCAACGTGGACTGCAAGCCCCTCTACCTTCAGCAGTTCGCCCGGATGGGCGATGCCTACGCCCGGGCGGTTCTCAAGATCCCCGAGCCCCGGGTCGGTCTCGTCAACATCGGCGAGGAGCCCGGCAAGGGCGATGAGCTCTCGCTTGCGACCCACCAATTGCTCTCCGAGACCCCCGGCATCCGCTTCATCGGCAACGTCGAGGGCCGGGACCTGCCCCGCGGCAACGTGGACGTGGCGGTGTGCGACGGCTTCGTCGGCAACGTCATGCTCAAGCTCGCCGAAGGAATGGGCGAGCTCTTCACGGGCCTGCTCAAGGAGCAGATCAACCAGGGCGGCCTGCTGGCCAAAATCGGCGCGGCCCTCCTGATGCCCGTCTTCGGCCGCTTCAAGAAGCGCCTGGATCCCGCCGAGTACGGCGGCGCCCTCCTCTTGGGGGTGAACGGCATCTGCGTCATCAGCCACGGCTCGAGCAAGGCGCAGGCCATCGTCAACGCCATCCGAGTGGCCAAGGAGGCCATCGTCTCCGACACCCTCGGCCAGCTGGCCGATGCGGGCGGGCAAAATGCCCCCCCTGTCAGCGCCCCCCCTTCCGGTGGCGCCGCGTCATGA
- the rpmF gene encoding 50S ribosomal protein L32 produces the protein MAQPKKKTSNSKQWHRRSHWKAKAPNLTTCTNCRAPKLQHTVCRTCGFYNGKQILSVAQ, from the coding sequence ATGGCTCAACCTAAGAAGAAGACTTCCAACTCCAAGCAGTGGCACCGCCGCTCGCACTGGAAGGCGAAGGCCCCCAACCTGACCACCTGCACCAACTGCCGCGCTCCCAAGCTGCAGCACACCGTTTGCCGCACCTGCGGCTTCTACAACGGCAAGCAGATCCTCTCGGTCGCTCAGTAA
- a CDS encoding DUF177 domain-containing protein: protein MRLDVETLLQAPESETRVAFSEDVEFPADLGSLKRPLSGDVKISRAIDESLLTLTGHLETTADLVCDRCLGPAPTEIAFDLEETLEVTETPTQALEVEEAVAATGEIDLSDLLRQHLLLNLPSRSLCGCEPEYLAKHKPLDPRWRKLEALLSRTTEEESKTHGST from the coding sequence GTGCGTTTGGATGTGGAAACCCTGCTTCAGGCCCCGGAGAGCGAAACCCGCGTCGCGTTCAGCGAGGACGTCGAGTTTCCGGCCGACCTGGGCTCCCTCAAGCGTCCCCTTTCCGGTGATGTCAAGATCTCGCGCGCCATCGACGAGAGCCTGCTCACCCTGACGGGCCACCTGGAAACGACCGCGGACTTGGTCTGCGATCGCTGCCTCGGCCCCGCCCCCACCGAGATCGCTTTCGATCTCGAAGAGACGCTCGAGGTGACCGAGACGCCGACCCAGGCGCTCGAGGTCGAAGAGGCCGTTGCGGCGACCGGAGAAATCGACCTCTCCGACCTGCTGCGGCAGCACCTGCTGTTGAACCTGCCCAGTCGCAGTCTCTGCGGGTGCGAGCCCGAATACCTGGCGAAGCACAAGCCCCTCGACCCGCGCTGGCGTAAGCTCGAAGCCTTGCTAAGTCGAACCACTGAGGAGGAATCCAAGACCCATGGCTCAACCTAA
- the smpB gene encoding SsrA-binding protein SmpB → MATANTRKSSLIADNRRAFHEYHILERFETGISLTGTEVKSLRMGRANLSDSFARIEDGEVWLHHMHVAPYTHGNRYNPDPMRKRKLLLKRMEISRLIGKTKEQGLTLIPLKLYWHGDWAKVELGLAKGKQLYDKRDAIAAKDAKRDIERAMKERHRGG, encoded by the coding sequence ATGGCAACCGCCAACACCCGAAAATCCTCCCTGATCGCCGACAACCGTCGCGCGTTCCACGAGTACCACATCCTGGAGCGCTTCGAGACCGGCATCTCCTTGACCGGCACCGAGGTCAAGAGCCTGCGGATGGGGCGTGCCAACCTCAGCGACAGCTTCGCCCGGATCGAAGACGGCGAGGTGTGGCTCCACCACATGCACGTGGCGCCCTACACCCACGGCAACCGCTACAACCCCGACCCCATGCGCAAGCGCAAGCTCCTGCTCAAGCGCATGGAGATCTCGCGCCTGATCGGCAAGACCAAGGAGCAGGGCCTCACCCTTATCCCGCTCAAGCTTTACTGGCACGGCGACTGGGCCAAGGTCGAGCTGGGCCTCGCCAAGGGTAAGCAGCTCTACGACAAGCGCGATGCGATCGCCGCCAAGGACGCCAAGCGCGACATCGAGCGGGCCATGAAAGAGCGTCACCGCGGGGGCTAA
- a CDS encoding GNAT family N-acetyltransferase, which yields MIRPVRFMDLPALKTIFEGSFAEEFERRGVDMTGQLARWQQMYPLVRALSLFPNPYQYTMNLQVAELDGAIAGFIQTSPGNHQKTRWHIDYMAVASAFRHRGVASAMLDHVFDAYGGMGVKSFTLEVDTRNLAAISLYAKKGFRTYATLSYYQLSPERLREFEPIEPPEGLRPYRPKDAEALLALHNACTPASVRLIDSRSAEDFELGFIEHNFARWRRKLGLFEDRRYVVENEAKAIVGYLRILGHFRHTPQSLRLTVHPGYEHLYEPLLRFGLGKLRGYPENVVLAWAPDYQAAKARAFEEAGFSLLTADHLLVRDSLLTIRMPLPGVKVDEATFKPAFCES from the coding sequence ATGATCCGTCCGGTCCGCTTCATGGACCTGCCCGCTCTCAAGACGATCTTCGAAGGGTCGTTCGCCGAAGAGTTCGAGCGGCGCGGCGTCGATATGACCGGGCAGCTCGCCCGGTGGCAGCAGATGTACCCGCTGGTGCGGGCCCTCTCCCTTTTCCCCAATCCCTACCAATACACCATGAACCTCCAGGTCGCCGAGCTGGACGGAGCGATCGCGGGCTTCATCCAGACCAGCCCCGGCAACCACCAGAAGACCCGCTGGCACATCGACTACATGGCGGTGGCCAGCGCCTTTAGGCACCGGGGGGTGGCGAGCGCCATGCTCGACCACGTCTTCGACGCGTACGGGGGGATGGGGGTCAAGAGCTTCACCCTCGAGGTGGACACCCGGAACCTTGCGGCCATCAGCCTGTACGCCAAGAAGGGCTTCCGCACCTACGCGACCCTCTCGTACTACCAGCTCTCGCCCGAGCGCCTGCGCGAGTTCGAGCCGATCGAGCCGCCCGAGGGCTTGAGGCCCTACCGCCCCAAGGACGCCGAGGCCCTCTTGGCCCTGCACAACGCCTGCACGCCGGCGAGCGTGCGCCTGATCGACTCACGCTCGGCCGAGGACTTCGAGCTGGGCTTCATCGAGCACAACTTCGCCCGCTGGCGGCGCAAGCTGGGCCTCTTCGAGGACCGGCGCTACGTGGTGGAGAACGAGGCGAAGGCCATCGTGGGCTACCTGCGGATCCTCGGCCACTTCCGCCACACCCCCCAGAGCCTGCGCCTGACGGTGCATCCCGGCTACGAGCACCTCTACGAGCCCTTGCTGCGCTTCGGGCTCGGCAAGCTGCGGGGGTATCCCGAGAACGTGGTCCTCGCCTGGGCGCCGGATTATCAGGCGGCGAAGGCCCGGGCTTTCGAGGAGGCGGGCTTTAGCCTCCTGACTGCGGATCACCTGCTCGTGCGCGACAGCCTCCTGACCATCCGCATGCCCTTGCCCGGGGTCAAGGTGGACGAGGCGACCTTCAAGCCCGCCTTCTGCGAGTCCTGA
- a CDS encoding CvpA family protein yields MIATWMDVFGVLILSYNVLRGLTTGLIRTSVGAIAVVIATYAAWQHQGLVAPFVDAFVPPTWSLALFARPVLTWVLAFIAVNVFGSLLRLTMRLRPLVVADRIGGAVFGLMTGVVVLATPLVLLAHFPLLQQIPQLQEAIAHSVIAGAIKPLLTAVQEWAPVINGGQFI; encoded by the coding sequence GTGATTGCGACCTGGATGGACGTGTTCGGCGTCTTGATCCTGAGCTACAACGTCCTGCGAGGCCTCACCACGGGCCTCATCCGTACCAGCGTCGGTGCGATCGCCGTGGTGATCGCAACCTACGCCGCCTGGCAGCATCAGGGCCTCGTCGCCCCCTTCGTGGACGCCTTCGTGCCCCCCACCTGGTCCCTCGCCCTCTTCGCGCGCCCCGTCCTCACCTGGGTGCTCGCCTTTATCGCCGTCAACGTCTTCGGCAGCCTCCTGCGGCTGACCATGCGGCTGCGTCCCCTGGTGGTCGCGGACCGGATCGGCGGCGCGGTCTTCGGCCTGATGACCGGCGTGGTGGTGCTCGCGACCCCGCTCGTCCTGCTCGCCCACTTCCCCCTGCTCCAGCAGATCCCGCAGCTCCAGGAAGCCATCGCGCACTCCGTCATCGCCGGGGCCATCAAGCCCCTGCTCACGGCAGTGCAAGAGTGGGCCCCCGTGATCAACGGCGGCCAGTTCATCTAG
- a CDS encoding IS3 family transposase (programmed frameshift) has translation MKSSRFTEEQIIRAIKEVDAGRKVADVCRELGVTDQTMYNWRRKYGGMEVSQAKQLKQLEDENRRLKLLLADATLDNQALKAALGKKLVKPAAKRRVVRYWVDNFQLSERRACGLANLAKSVWQYKSKKALSDAPLKEQLLELARERPRFGYRRLWAMLRRQGEVINRKRVYRVYRELGLAVRRRKRKKIAAAARVRMPAPTRPNQRWSMDFVSDGLRDGRRFRTLNVVDDYTRECMAIEVDFSLPGARVVRVLSELAATRGLPEAITIDNGPEFAGKALDEWAYEKGVSLQFIRPGKPVENAYIESFNGKFRDECLNAHVFKNLLHARALIAAWRDDYNQVRPHSSLGLLSPQEFNRRNPRSA, from the exons ATGAAATCCAGCCGTTTCACCGAAGAGCAGATCATCCGGGCGATTAAAGAGGTCGATGCCGGTCGCAAGGTGGCCGACGTGTGCCGCGAGCTCGGTGTTACCGATCAGACCATGTACAACTGGCGCCGCAAGTACGGCGGCATGGAAGTCAGCCAGGCAAAGCAATTGAAGCAGCTTGAGGACGAGAATCGGCGCCTCAAGCTGCTCTTGGCCGATGCCACCCTGGACAACCAGGCGCTAAAGGCGGCACTCGGAAAAA AACTGGTGAAGCCCGCAGCCAAGCGGCGTGTCGTCCGGTACTGGGTGGATAACTTCCAGCTGAGCGAGCGTCGGGCCTGCGGGCTTGCGAATCTGGCCAAGTCGGTGTGGCAGTACAAGAGCAAGAAGGCGCTCTCCGACGCGCCTCTCAAGGAGCAGTTGCTGGAACTGGCTCGTGAGCGGCCTCGGTTCGGCTACAGACGGCTCTGGGCGATGCTCCGACGCCAGGGCGAAGTGATCAATCGCAAGCGCGTCTACCGGGTTTACCGCGAACTCGGTCTGGCGGTCCGGCGCCGAAAGCGCAAGAAGATCGCAGCGGCCGCCAGGGTGCGGATGCCCGCCCCAACCCGGCCGAACCAGCGTTGGAGCATGGACTTCGTGAGCGATGGCTTGAGAGATGGCCGGCGCTTCCGCACGTTGAACGTCGTCGACGACTACACCCGAGAGTGCATGGCGATTGAGGTGGACTTCTCGCTGCCCGGTGCGCGGGTGGTGCGCGTCCTTAGCGAGTTGGCCGCCACTCGGGGTTTGCCCGAGGCTATTACGATCGACAATGGGCCGGAATTCGCAGGCAAGGCACTGGACGAGTGGGCCTACGAGAAAGGAGTGAGCTTGCAGTTCATCCGGCCGGGCAAGCCGGTGGAGAACGCGTACATCGAGAGCTTCAACGGCAAGTTCCGAGATGAGTGCCTCAATGCGCACGTCTTCAAGAACTTGCTCCACGCCCGAGCGCTGATCGCGGCCTGGCGCGACGACTACAACCAGGTCAGGCCCCACAGCTCCTTGGGGCTACTAAGTCCACAGGAGTTCAACCGACGTAACCCACGTTCCGCGTAA
- a CDS encoding excisionase family DNA-binding protein codes for MKKLGESLSTLEVAHDLGLGRATIHRWIQDDTIPAIKVGWNYQIPLEPYLNFKASYVQSEDASDTPQLHRLIEEWLHHLRNGPRPLSPKTVDDYGYNFRIFLRTIGGAGHVDADQPKQGPAGSVFDLLADL; via the coding sequence GTGAAGAAGCTTGGGGAAAGCCTTTCTACGCTTGAGGTTGCGCACGATCTAGGGCTTGGTCGAGCAACGATCCATCGCTGGATTCAGGACGACACCATCCCGGCTATCAAGGTGGGATGGAACTACCAGATCCCATTGGAGCCGTACCTCAATTTCAAGGCGTCGTATGTGCAATCTGAGGACGCATCAGACACTCCGCAGCTTCACAGGTTGATCGAGGAGTGGCTGCATCACTTGCGAAATGGGCCGAGACCCTTATCCCCCAAGACGGTGGATGATTACGGCTACAACTTCAGGATCTTCCTTCGGACCATCGGGGGAGCAGGTCATGTGGACGCTGACCAACCGAAGCAGGGCCCTGCGGGTTCGGTGTTCGACTTGCTGGCCGATTTGTGA
- a CDS encoding VOC family protein translates to MQVRGIDFVGIAVGDLDAARHFYGEVLGLPALGTFGDSWAEFDAGNVTLSLIKADPAAIAKRLEAGPYASIGVAIAVPDVGAAIDELRQRGIKVVMETTEGSPCFTAMVEDPSGNFVWLHHRKDGTAG, encoded by the coding sequence ATGCAGGTTAGGGGAATCGATTTTGTAGGCATCGCCGTGGGGGATCTCGATGCTGCCCGTCACTTCTATGGAGAAGTCTTGGGGCTGCCGGCATTGGGGACTTTCGGCGACAGCTGGGCCGAATTCGACGCCGGTAACGTGACTCTCTCCCTCATCAAGGCCGATCCGGCCGCGATCGCCAAGCGGCTCGAGGCTGGCCCCTATGCTTCGATTGGCGTCGCCATAGCCGTGCCGGACGTGGGCGCTGCGATCGATGAGCTTCGCCAACGGGGCATCAAGGTCGTGATGGAAACGACCGAAGGTTCGCCGTGTTTCACTGCCATGGTCGAGGACCCGTCGGGCAACTTCGTCTGGCTGCATCACCGCAAGGATGGGACGGCAGGCTAG
- a CDS encoding HNH endonuclease, whose protein sequence is MLNPSPRRMPSKDKIRQYWWKCLVELEKFICEDEVFEDDYCFACGFEAVTERSHILARCEGGSDEASNLHLLCSHCHKASELLSGERYWHWFEKRSIVDVAVQVYFSNGGTWEDLLARYCSVSGTPETP, encoded by the coding sequence ATGCTTAATCCATCGCCGAGAAGGATGCCGTCCAAGGACAAGATCCGGCAGTACTGGTGGAAGTGCCTTGTAGAGCTTGAGAAATTCATTTGCGAGGATGAGGTCTTCGAGGATGACTATTGCTTTGCTTGCGGCTTTGAGGCCGTCACCGAGAGATCACATATCCTGGCCAGATGCGAAGGGGGAAGTGATGAGGCATCGAACCTTCACCTCCTATGTTCGCACTGTCATAAAGCCAGTGAACTGCTCAGCGGTGAGCGCTACTGGCATTGGTTTGAAAAGCGCAGCATTGTTGATGTTGCCGTTCAGGTCTACTTTTCCAATGGCGGCACTTGGGAAGACCTGCTTGCACGTTATTGCTCAGTCAGTGGCACGCCCGAGACTCCGTGA
- a CDS encoding DUF559 domain-containing protein: protein MGWSGELVVDTSTRLKDLQTLRVFFKPNAALPAYSDCPKVIQDAVSGKTPAPKFISGKSLALHIWPYFVALGLGMSLVEWLLIRPKSLLLSSLLVFVCFAVMIVPVLFHFPRLRKQRYSHEKELFGAFEANPDLYRDEIFKAAITRLPYVDFYGKHVTLSDKSKVGRFEAEVIDELRKLGIRQEVSVANRGRPFLIHQYELTELGWKKWENGDSKNYVLDIAILWPERRIKYNIEIDDPSHTTRRQKDINRDKVLTDRGWFTRRLNHNFLKTPGNTEKAAREIVALLYFFAKYANEQELEFEQWWRGKLQNAEFRTAQKAAHGK from the coding sequence ATGGGTTGGTCTGGAGAACTGGTCGTCGATACGTCCACTCGCCTGAAAGACCTTCAGACGCTTCGTGTCTTCTTCAAGCCCAATGCGGCCCTCCCCGCCTATTCGGACTGCCCCAAAGTCATTCAGGATGCGGTATCCGGCAAAACCCCGGCACCTAAATTCATTAGCGGCAAGTCGCTGGCCTTGCACATCTGGCCCTACTTCGTTGCCTTGGGGCTAGGAATGTCGCTGGTTGAGTGGCTTCTCATTCGCCCGAAAAGCCTCCTGCTCTCATCGTTGCTTGTATTCGTTTGTTTCGCAGTCATGATCGTGCCAGTGCTCTTCCATTTCCCACGCCTGCGGAAGCAACGGTACTCCCATGAGAAGGAGTTGTTCGGTGCATTCGAGGCCAATCCCGATCTCTATCGAGACGAGATCTTCAAGGCTGCGATCACCCGCCTCCCTTATGTGGATTTCTACGGGAAGCACGTGACGCTCTCGGACAAGTCCAAGGTCGGGCGCTTCGAAGCCGAGGTGATCGACGAGTTGCGGAAACTCGGTATCCGGCAAGAAGTGAGCGTCGCCAATCGTGGCCGCCCCTTCCTCATTCATCAGTACGAGCTGACGGAGCTTGGGTGGAAGAAGTGGGAGAACGGCGACTCGAAAAACTACGTGCTCGATATAGCCATCCTCTGGCCCGAGCGGCGCATCAAGTACAACATCGAGATCGATGACCCCTCTCACACCACTCGGCGCCAGAAGGACATCAACCGGGACAAGGTGCTAACGGATCGTGGCTGGTTTACCCGCCGCCTCAATCACAATTTCCTCAAGACGCCTGGCAATACGGAGAAAGCCGCACGCGAGATTGTCGCGCTCCTGTACTTCTTCGCCAAGTATGCCAACGAGCAAGAGTTGGAGTTCGAGCAATGGTGGCGGGGCAAGCTCCAGAACGCCGAATTCCGAACTGCGCAAAAGGCAGCGCATGGAAAGTAG